From the Comamonas sp. lk genome, the window CTGGTCACACAGGACGAGCGCAGCCTGCGCTATGACCTGGGGCCTGCGGCGCTCAGGATCGGCCTGGCCTCGCTGAGCCGGCTGGATCCGGTACGGCTGGCCCGGGCCCGCATGCCCTCGCTCATGGAGGAACTCAATCACACGGTGGCGATTGCCGTCTGGGGCAACCACGGCCCCACCATCGTGCATTGGGAAGAATGCGCGCAGTCCGTCACCGCCAATCTGCGCCTGGGCGATGTGATGCCCATGCTGGCCTCGGCCACGGGGCGTTGCTATATGGCCTGGCTGCCGCGCGAGATGACCGCCCCGCTGCTGGAGCCCGAACTGGAGCGCGCCCGCAAGGCCCGTCGCCAGGACCTGCCCCAGACGCTGGAGGCCGTGGACGCCATGCTGGCCGAGGTGCTTCAGCGCGGCACGGCCCGCGTGGTCGATACCGTGCTGCCCGGCATCGTGGCTTTTTGCGTGCCGGTGTTCGATGCTTCGGGCCATATCGTCCTGGGCTTGATGACCTTGGGCTCGCTGGCGACTTTCGATCCCGAATATGGTGGCGCCATAGACACCCCCTTGCAGGCCGCAGCCCGCCAGCTCTCCAGCGATCTGGGCTGGAGCAGTGCGCAGCAGCTGCCGCCAGAGACCTGAAAGCACTTGCACCGGAACCCACCATGGGCAGCCCCTCCAAAGCCCTGATCCCCGTGACCGGCGTGGTCCTGGCGGCCCATGCGGCGCTGCTGTGGAGCTTGCCCGCTGCGGACATCCAACCCCAGGCCAAGGACGATCAGCTGCTGATGCAGACCCGCATGGTGGAGATTGCACCGCCGCCGCCGCCCCCCCCGGCCCCTGCCCCTGAACCGGCCCCCAAACCAACTCCCGCGCCCCGCCCCAAACCAGCGCCCAAAGCAGCTCCTCAGCCCAGAGTGCCCGCCCCGGCGCCTGCACCAGAGCCTGCGGCGCCAGAATCAGAGTCAAATCAGGCCCTAGCCAGCGATACGCAATCGCCGAAAGCTCCTGAAACAGAAGCAAACTCCACGCAGACGGCCTCCGCGCCCGAGCCGCCGGCTCCGCCCCCGCCAGAACCCGAGCCCGCAGAAATCAGCGATGGCGATACCGCCAAGCCCATGCAGATCACGCCGGCCGGCAGTGCCCCGCTGCCACCGGGCACACCCTTGCCCATCGCCCTGCCCGGCGGGGCCACGCTGGAATTCAATGCCTCCGGCCAGGTCAAAGGCTTCAACTACTCGGCAGGAGCCGAGCTGCAATGGCAGCACGACGGCCAGTACTACCAGGCCCGCCAGTCCATCAGCATGTTCTTGCTGGGCGAGCGCGCCCAGACCAGCGAAGGCCTGATCACTCCCAACGGCCTGCAGCCGCTCAACTTCATCGACAAAGGCCGCAAAACCCAGTCCGCCAGCTTTGACCTGCCCACCGGCAAGGCCAGATTCAGCGACGGTACAGCCGATGCCGCCATTGCCGAGGGCGTGCAGGACCGCCTGAGCGTCTTCCTGCAGCTGTCGGCCCTGATGGCGGCCGGGCCCGAACGTTATCCACAGGGTACGGTGATTGACCTGACCACCAGCGGCGCCAGATCCGCCGTTCGCTGGCGCTTCAGGGTGGGCGCCACCGAGGCGCTGGAGCTACCCATAGGCAGCGTCATGGCCCTGCGCCTGGACAAGCTGCCCGGCCAAAACAAAAGCGACCAGCAGGGCGCAATCTGGCTGGCCCCGACCATGCAATATCTGCCAGTGCGCATACGCCTGACCCAGGGCCAGGACGATTTTGTGGACCTGAAACTCAAGAAATACCGTCCGGTGACGCAATGAAAACGCCGAAATAGGCTTTCGTCCACCACGGCGGCTCTCCTACCGCAAAACAGGAGTCGCGGTTTGGCTGCACCGACGCAAAACCGTGGAATACTGTCCTCAAGTGCCCGGGTAGGCGTCTCAGGTCTTGAAACGCAGCACTTCGCCGCCATGTGGGTCATGTCAATGGCAAGCGACACCCATAACTGGAAGTGAAAGGGGGAACACCATGCAAATGCTTTACGACTCCGAATCTTTTGCGGTGCTCCATCTGCGTCCAGACATGGAAGCAGACGCTCCACCCTCGGAAACCACCAGCGGACCTCAGCTGCCGCGCCACGGTTTTGAAATCGTGGACAAGCGCTCGGGCAAGGAGGTCTATCTGGACGGATCCTGGGCCGAAATGTTCCAAAAGCAAATCCTTGCCTGGCAGCAAGACGCGCCCACCGAGGAAGAGGTCGAGGACATTCTGGACACCTATACCGGTCTGGCCCAACAGCCAGTCATCGTGCACTGACAGTGTTGCAACCTCAAAAAAGCCGCTAGCCCTAGCGGCTTTTTTTATGTCCGCTGCGCCTCAGGGTTCAACCAGCGATAAAGCGGCGCCACCAGCAACAGCACCGCAATCAGGCGGCAGACCTGGAACGCCGTCACCACCGGCACGCCCAGCTGCAGCACCTTGGCGGTAATCGCCATCTCGGTAATGCCGCCCGGCGAGGTACCCAGCAGCAGCGTGACCCAGGGCAGACCTGTGGCACCGTGCAGCAGCCAGGCAAAACCGGCGCAAATCAGCATCAGGCCCACGGTACCCACGGCCACCATGCCCAGCCAGCGCGGGGCCGTATGTACAAATTCGCGCCGAAAACGCACCCCCAGGCTGACGCCGATCACCAGCTGGGCCGCATTCATCAGCCACTGCGGCACGGCAGACAGCTCAATCCCCGCCATGGTCAGCCCCATGGAGACCATCAGCGCCCCCAGAAACCAGGGGTTGGCACGCTTGAGCTTGAGCATCACCAGTGCGCCCAGCCCCGTGGCCAGCACCAGCCAGGCCAAGCCCGGCCATTGCACGATGCGAATGCTGGGCAAGCTCAGGCTGGGGTCGCCATGCAGGCCCGCCCATTGCAGGGCAAACGGAATCGTCACCGTGACGATCACCAGGCGCAGACTGTGGCTGGCAGCCACCAGATCGGTGCGCGCATGTTCGCGCTCGGCCAGCAGGGTCATCTCGGACGCCGCGCCAATCGAGCCCGAGAAATACGTGGTGGCGCGCAACTTGGCAGCCGTCATACCCGGCAGCTGCAGCATGGAGGGCGCCTGCACCCGGTATAGCCAGCGACCAAAAGCCCAGCCCAGCAGCAAGGCCCAGACAATGGCCAGCACAATCGCCCACCACAGGCCGACGATCAGCTCCGTCACCGCCGGCGTGAAATACAGACCCAGCGCCGCACCGATCGTCCACTGGCCCAGGTTGCGCAGCCGGGTCGAGCTTTGCGTGGGAGCACCGGCAATCGAGACCAGGGAGACGGAAATCAACGGCCCCAGCATCCAGGGCAAGGGGGTGTGCAGTGCCGTGCACAGCAGCGCTGCCAGCCAGGCCAGCGCCAAAGTGGCGGCCGCTCGGGCCAGAAAAGCGGGGAATGGCAAGACAGACATGCGAACGGGGTACCGGCTAGGCGCGACAATCGGGGCAATTGCCGCAGTATCGCGGCAATTTCGGTGGGCAAAGCCGGTGCGATTTCCTTCATGTACGAAGCCATGCCCCGTCTTTCAAGATAGGACTGGTTGATATGTGGACTTCATGGATTTCCGATGCGAAGGCGCTGCCGCGCCACACCTTGGGCACGCTGGGCGCCCTGGCCTGCGCCGCGCTCGTCACGCTGAGCGGCTGCGCCAGCACGGCCACGCCACCAGCCATGCCGCTGACGGCCCCGGGCCAGTGGCAGCAGACTTTGCAGCAATGGGCGGGCACGCCTCTCATCTTGCTGGGTGAGCAACACGACCAAAGCGCCCACCATGCTTGGGAAGCCGAGACTGTGCGCCATCTGGCAACCCAGGGCCGGCTGGCCACCGTGGTGGTGGAAATGGCCCCTGCCGGCGGCAGCACCCAGGGCCTGCCCGCCAGTGCCAGTGAGGCCGAGGTCAAAGCCGCCCTGCTCTGGGAGCAAGGTGGAGCGCCCGGCGGCTGGCCCTGGCAGGACTACGGCCCTGTGGTCATGAACGCCGTACGCGCTGGCGTGCCCGTGCTGGGCGGCAATCTGCCACGCACGCAAATGAAGCAGGCCATGGCCGAGGCTCGCTATGACAGCCACCTGAGCGCTGCCGGCTGGCAGGAGCAGCTCAATGCCATCAAGGACGGCCACTGCGGGCTGCTGCCCGAATCCCAGTTCGCCCCCATGGCCAGGATTCAGCTGGCGCGCGATGAAAGCATGGCCAAGGTCCTGACCCAGGCCGCGCAGGCGGCCAGCCCGGGCCAGAGCGTGCTGTTGGTGGCAGGACGCGGCCATTCGCGCGCCGACATCGGCGTGCCGACCTGGCTGCCCAAAAACTTCAAGCCAAAAACCGCTATAGCCCGCGCTGAATATACGCAAGCTGCTCTTCATTTTGCAGCCGACTGGTGGCAGGTTCTGCCGGCGACCGCTTCGGAAGATCAATGCGCCAAGCTGCGCGAACAATGGCAAAAGCGAGCCGCGCCAGCAGGCGGCAAGCCCGCTCAGCCATAAGCCAAGAGGCGTCTTCGGACGCCTCTTTGTTTGAGTTGAACACCCGCCCTTTAAATGATGAAGGTCTCATCCACTTCAGGCAGCAGCTCCACCAATGGCTGACCGGCGTGCGTCTTCTCCAGCAGCTGCATGAAGTCGGCCGCTGGCAAGGGCCGGCTGCACAGATAGCCCTGCATGTAGTCGCAGCCTTTTTGCTGCAAAAACTGTAGCTGCTCGCGTGTTTCCACTCCTTCCGCCAGCACTTTCAGGCCCATGGCATGACCCAGGGCAATGACGGAGCTGCTGATGCTCATATCGTCGGTGCTGTGCGGAATATCGCGAATAAAACCCTGGTCGATCTTGAGCAAATCCAGCGGAAAGCGCTTGAGGTGGGCCAGCGAGGAATAGCCGGTACCAAAGTCATCGATTGCCAGGCGCAGACCGAGCTCACGCAGGCGTTTGAGCACGGCCAGCGCCTCTTCGGGCTGGGTGGCCAGCGCGCTTTCGGTGATCTCCAGCTCCAGCTGACTGGCGGGAAAGCCCGTCTCGCGCAGCACCTCGGCCGTGGCCCCCGCGATATCGGTGAGCAGGAACTGGTGCAGCGAGACATTGACGGCAACAATAATGTCCGGCATGCCGGCCTCGCGCCAGCGCTGCCCCTGGCTGCAGGCCTCCCGCAATACCCACAGGCCCAGCGGGCCGATGACGCCCGAACTTTCCGCCACCGGAATAAAGCGCGCCGGCGAGATCAGCCCCTCCTCGGGGTCCAGCCAGCGCACCAGCGCCTCGGCTCCCACCAGGCGGCCTGTGGCCAAGTCTATCTGCGGCTGATAGTACAGGCGCATATGGTCCAGCTCCAACGCCTTGCGCAAGCGCGACTCCAGCGCCAGCCGCTCATGGGCCGCGACCGTCATGTCTTCATGAAAAAAGCACCAGGCACTGGCGCTGCGGTTTTTGGCTCCGTAGACGGCGGCATGTGCGCCTTGCAGCAATTCGCTGCTGGTTTTCGCATGCTCGGGGTACAGGCAGATGCCCACGCTCACGCTCACCACCACCGACAGACCATCGGGTGAAGTCCATGGCTGGGCGGCGGCGGCCATCAGGCGCTCGGCAAGGGCCACGGCCTCCTCTCGGCTGCCCAGACCCTTGGCGATCACCGCCAGTTCGTCGCCCGCCATGCGGCCGATTTCGTCCTCGCTGCCCAGAGCCGCCTGAACCTTGACCGCAATATGCTGCAGCACCTTGTCGCCAATGGAGTGACCGTAGCTGTCGTTCACATCCTTGAAGCGGTCGATATTGAGCAGCATGACCGCCAGCCCCTGGTCCACGTCCTGGGCCTGCTCCACGGCTTCGTCCAGCAGTCTGGTGAACAGGCTGCGGTTGGGCAGGCCGGTCAGCACATCACGGTGTGCCAGAAACTCCAGCTGCTTCTCGCGCGCCTTCTCGGCCGAGATGTCGGTGAACATGCAGACATAGTGCGTCACCGTGCCAGCGTCGTCCTTGACGGCACTCAGAGACATGCGCTCGGGGAAGATTTCCCCATTCTTGCGCTTGTTCCAGACTTCGCCCTGCCAGTGACCCGTGGTGCGCATGCTCTCCCACATCTGCTCGTAAAAGGTCTTGTCGTGGCGGCCGGACTTGAACATACGCGGCGTCTGGCCCAGCATTTCCTCTTCGGTAAAACCCAGCAGACGGGTAAAGGATTTGTTGATCGACAGAATGCGACTGTTTGCATCGGTGACGACCACGCCTTCGCTGGTGTTCTCCACCACGGTCGCAGCCAGACGTTGACGCTCGTCGGCGGCCAGCATCTCGCTCATGTCCTGCAGCACACAGACCAGGGCTACGGGTTTGCCCACCGCTGTATGAACCCGACTGAAGGTGCACAGCACTTGCGTGACCCGGCCTGTGCTTTGGTGAACGCAGCGGCGCTGCATCTGAAAATGCGTCAGATGGCCGTCGACCAACTGCGTGATCAGCCGCTTTGACTCCTGCGCATCGTCGACCTGCACCAACTGACGAAAATCCTGCCCCACCAGGGACTCCACGCTCAGGCCAAGCCAGCTGGCCAGCTTGTCATTGGCCCAGATGATCTCGGCATTTTCCACCTGCACGCGAGTCATGCCAGCCGGTGCGTGGCGCACGATCAGCGCCAGCTCCTGCGCGGTTTCGTTGCGCCGGTGCTCGGCGCGGCGCATGCGCTGCAGCAACCAGACCCCGACCACCGCCGTCGACAACAGCCAGCTGAGGAAAAGCGCAATCTGCCACTTCAGCGAGCGAGAATTGACTGGCGCGTCGAAGTAATCCAGCACACTTGCCTGCGCCCACAGCCACAGCAGCCCCGCGCACATGTAAAGGACGAAAAGTCCCCACAAACTGACACGGCGATACCGCTCTTTGCTCTCCATGTATTTCCTTTGTCCGCAGAGTCACGCGCTTGCTGCGACAATTGTGCGGCTATGACCCAAGCCTATATTCTTACCCTATCCTGCCCCGATCGCCTAGGGCTGGTGCATGCCGTCTCGGGCTTTCTGCTCGAACAAGGCGGCAACATTGAGGAAGCCGCTCAGTACAACGACCCCGCCACAGGCCTGTTTTTCATGCGCGTGCAGTTTGCCTGCGATGACAAGGACGCCTCCGCGCTGAAGGCCGCTATCACGGCTCTGGCTGACCAATATCAAATGCAGTGGAGCCTTCATTCCAAGGCCGAGCGCATGAAGACCGTCATCATGGTCAGCAAGGAAGGCCATTGTCTCAATGATTTGCTGTTCCGCTGGAAATCCGGCCTGCTGCCCATCGAGATTCGTGCCATCGTCAGCAATCACCGCGAGTTCTATCAGCTCGCTGCCAGCTACAACATTCCCTTTCATCACATTCCCGTGACGGCCGGCACCAAGGCCCAGGCCGAAGAGCGCCAGTACGAAATCATTCAGGAAGAAGGCGCAGAGCTGGTGGTTTTGGCCCGCTACATGCAAGTGCTGTCCAACGACCTGTGCACCAAGCTGTCGGGTCGGGCCATCAATATTCACCACAGCTTCCTGCCCAGCTTCAAGGGTGCCAAGCCTTACTACCAGGCCCATGACCGTGGTGTGAAGCTGATCGGAGCCACCGCCCACTATGTGACGGCCGACCTGGACGAAGGCCCCATCATCGAGCAGGACGTGGCCCGCGCCGATCATACCGACACCGTCGAGACGCTGACCGCTCGCGGCCGCGACACCGAAAGCCAGGTGCTGGCCCGTGCCGTGAAATGGCATAGCGAACGCCGCGTGATCCTCAACGGTCACAAGACCGTGGTCTTTCGTTAATGCCTGTGGGTCATAGGCCAACCGTGATGCCAATGGTGACGTACTGCACAATCCGCACATGGGGATAACCGTCACCAACACCGTCACCGGTAGCGCCGCGGCCATGAACAGCAGCGGTGCACGGCGTATCCCGCCCATACAGTGCCTACTCACTTTTGAAGCCCTGGCCCGCCTGCGCTCCGTCACGCAGACGGCGGAAGAGCTGTGCGTCACCCCCAGTGCCGTCAGCCACCGCGTCAAGCAGCTGGAACAGATTCTCGGCACGCGCCTTTTTGGCCGTGCCGATTTTTCTTTGACCACTGACGGCAGCGCCTACCTGGCCCATGTGCGCGAAGGCCTGGGCGCGTTGCAACGCTTTCCCGGCGCCTCGGCCGCACCGGGCAGAAGACGGCTCAAGCTGGCCGTCACGCCCACGTTTGCACGCGTCATCCTGATTCCACGCCTGCGCCAGTTCACCGATACCTATCCCGAAATCGATATTGCGTTGCAGGTATCCATCCCGCTGCTCGATGTGATTGCCGAAGATGCCGACCTGATGGTGCGCTATGGCGCCGGCCACTACGCCGATGTGGAGCATATCGAGCTGGCACGCGACGTGGTTACCCCGTTGGCATCGCCCGCCTTCATCCGCGAATACGGTCCCTTCGAGTGCCCCGAAGATCTGGAAGGCCTGCCGCTGCTGCGCAGCCCGCTGGAGCCCTGGCGCACCTGGTTTGCCGCCACTGGTCTGCAGATGGCCGAGCCCAATGAAGGCTCCCAGTTCAACGACATCGGCCTGATGTGCGACGCCGCCGCTGCCAGCATGGGCGTGGCCCTGGTACGCCACAAGCTGGGCGCGCCCTGGATGGAAAACGGCACACTGGTGCGTCTGTTCGATGTGGATGCCCCCAGCCCCCATGCCCACTATCTGTGCTGGGAAACCGGCACCATGGACCGCTGGGAATGCGCGGCCTTTGCCGAATGGCTGCGCAAGGCCATGGGCTGACAGCCATCAAGTGCTTGCGCCATACCCAGGTCAAAACAGCCTAACGTCTCCCCCTGCCGACACTGCAGCACTTTTACTCTTCTCCCCCTGTTGCAAGCCATCCACCATGGACTGACAACACAAAGACAGGAGACATATGCGCAGCACACTGCCCGGCGTTTGGCTGATCGCCGCCATTGCAGCCACCGGTTTGTCGGCACAGGCCCAGGAAAATCACCTGACGATAGCGGCCAGCCTGCCGCTGTCCGGAGCCCAGGCTGAAGCCGGCAAGGAAGGGCAGGCCATCATGCAGGCCCAGATCGAGGCACTCAACCGTCAGGGCGGCCTGGGCGGACGGGCGCTGACGCTCAAGATCCTGGACGACGGCTACGATCCCCAGCGCGCTGCCAGCAACGCGCGCCAGCTGATTCATGAAGGCGCGGTGGCCCTGCTCAACTGCTGGGGCACGGCCAGTTGCAGCGCCATCCAAGCCGAGCTGCAGCAAGGTCAGACGCCTCTGGTGGGAGTCATAGCCGGAGCCGGCAGCATGCGCCAGCAGCCGGGCCGCTATGCCTATCCCTTGCGCGCCAGCGCCCAGGCTGAAATCGCCGCCATGCTGCAGCAGATGCAGACTCTGGGCCAACAGCAGATTGCCATCGTTCATCAGAATGACGGCTTTGGCAAAGACAGCCTGCAGATCGCACTTTCGGCGCTGGCCG encodes:
- a CDS encoding IclR family transcriptional regulator, encoding MDKERAGIQSVEVGFSLVEALAQARGPLMLKDLAANAGMSAAKAHRYLVSFQRVGLVTQDERSLRYDLGPAALRIGLASLSRLDPVRLARARMPSLMEELNHTVAIAVWGNHGPTIVHWEECAQSVTANLRLGDVMPMLASATGRCYMAWLPREMTAPLLEPELERARKARRQDLPQTLEAVDAMLAEVLQRGTARVVDTVLPGIVAFCVPVFDASGHIVLGLMTLGSLATFDPEYGGAIDTPLQAAARQLSSDLGWSSAQQLPPET
- a CDS encoding DUF3108 domain-containing protein, giving the protein MGSPSKALIPVTGVVLAAHAALLWSLPAADIQPQAKDDQLLMQTRMVEIAPPPPPPPAPAPEPAPKPTPAPRPKPAPKAAPQPRVPAPAPAPEPAAPESESNQALASDTQSPKAPETEANSTQTASAPEPPAPPPPEPEPAEISDGDTAKPMQITPAGSAPLPPGTPLPIALPGGATLEFNASGQVKGFNYSAGAELQWQHDGQYYQARQSISMFLLGERAQTSEGLITPNGLQPLNFIDKGRKTQSASFDLPTGKARFSDGTADAAIAEGVQDRLSVFLQLSALMAAGPERYPQGTVIDLTTSGARSAVRWRFRVGATEALELPIGSVMALRLDKLPGQNKSDQQGAIWLAPTMQYLPVRIRLTQGQDDFVDLKLKKYRPVTQ
- a CDS encoding DUF3567 domain-containing protein, whose protein sequence is MQMLYDSESFAVLHLRPDMEADAPPSETTSGPQLPRHGFEIVDKRSGKEVYLDGSWAEMFQKQILAWQQDAPTEEEVEDILDTYTGLAQQPVIVH
- a CDS encoding AbrB family transcriptional regulator, which codes for MSVLPFPAFLARAAATLALAWLAALLCTALHTPLPWMLGPLISVSLVSIAGAPTQSSTRLRNLGQWTIGAALGLYFTPAVTELIVGLWWAIVLAIVWALLLGWAFGRWLYRVQAPSMLQLPGMTAAKLRATTYFSGSIGAASEMTLLAEREHARTDLVAASHSLRLVIVTVTIPFALQWAGLHGDPSLSLPSIRIVQWPGLAWLVLATGLGALVMLKLKRANPWFLGALMVSMGLTMAGIELSAVPQWLMNAAQLVIGVSLGVRFRREFVHTAPRWLGMVAVGTVGLMLICAGFAWLLHGATGLPWVTLLLGTSPGGITEMAITAKVLQLGVPVVTAFQVCRLIAVLLLVAPLYRWLNPEAQRT
- a CDS encoding ChaN family lipoprotein; the encoded protein is MWTSWISDAKALPRHTLGTLGALACAALVTLSGCASTATPPAMPLTAPGQWQQTLQQWAGTPLILLGEQHDQSAHHAWEAETVRHLATQGRLATVVVEMAPAGGSTQGLPASASEAEVKAALLWEQGGAPGGWPWQDYGPVVMNAVRAGVPVLGGNLPRTQMKQAMAEARYDSHLSAAGWQEQLNAIKDGHCGLLPESQFAPMARIQLARDESMAKVLTQAAQAASPGQSVLLVAGRGHSRADIGVPTWLPKNFKPKTAIARAEYTQAALHFAADWWQVLPATASEDQCAKLREQWQKRAAPAGGKPAQP
- a CDS encoding GGDEF and EAL domain-containing protein, whose product is MESKERYRRVSLWGLFVLYMCAGLLWLWAQASVLDYFDAPVNSRSLKWQIALFLSWLLSTAVVGVWLLQRMRRAEHRRNETAQELALIVRHAPAGMTRVQVENAEIIWANDKLASWLGLSVESLVGQDFRQLVQVDDAQESKRLITQLVDGHLTHFQMQRRCVHQSTGRVTQVLCTFSRVHTAVGKPVALVCVLQDMSEMLAADERQRLAATVVENTSEGVVVTDANSRILSINKSFTRLLGFTEEEMLGQTPRMFKSGRHDKTFYEQMWESMRTTGHWQGEVWNKRKNGEIFPERMSLSAVKDDAGTVTHYVCMFTDISAEKAREKQLEFLAHRDVLTGLPNRSLFTRLLDEAVEQAQDVDQGLAVMLLNIDRFKDVNDSYGHSIGDKVLQHIAVKVQAALGSEDEIGRMAGDELAVIAKGLGSREEAVALAERLMAAAAQPWTSPDGLSVVVSVSVGICLYPEHAKTSSELLQGAHAAVYGAKNRSASAWCFFHEDMTVAAHERLALESRLRKALELDHMRLYYQPQIDLATGRLVGAEALVRWLDPEEGLISPARFIPVAESSGVIGPLGLWVLREACSQGQRWREAGMPDIIVAVNVSLHQFLLTDIAGATAEVLRETGFPASQLELEITESALATQPEEALAVLKRLRELGLRLAIDDFGTGYSSLAHLKRFPLDLLKIDQGFIRDIPHSTDDMSISSSVIALGHAMGLKVLAEGVETREQLQFLQQKGCDYMQGYLCSRPLPAADFMQLLEKTHAGQPLVELLPEVDETFII
- the purU gene encoding formyltetrahydrofolate deformylase is translated as MTQAYILTLSCPDRLGLVHAVSGFLLEQGGNIEEAAQYNDPATGLFFMRVQFACDDKDASALKAAITALADQYQMQWSLHSKAERMKTVIMVSKEGHCLNDLLFRWKSGLLPIEIRAIVSNHREFYQLAASYNIPFHHIPVTAGTKAQAEERQYEIIQEEGAELVVLARYMQVLSNDLCTKLSGRAINIHHSFLPSFKGAKPYYQAHDRGVKLIGATAHYVTADLDEGPIIEQDVARADHTDTVETLTARGRDTESQVLARAVKWHSERRVILNGHKTVVFR
- a CDS encoding LysR substrate-binding domain-containing protein, whose amino-acid sequence is MGITVTNTVTGSAAAMNSSGARRIPPIQCLLTFEALARLRSVTQTAEELCVTPSAVSHRVKQLEQILGTRLFGRADFSLTTDGSAYLAHVREGLGALQRFPGASAAPGRRRLKLAVTPTFARVILIPRLRQFTDTYPEIDIALQVSIPLLDVIAEDADLMVRYGAGHYADVEHIELARDVVTPLASPAFIREYGPFECPEDLEGLPLLRSPLEPWRTWFAATGLQMAEPNEGSQFNDIGLMCDAAAASMGVALVRHKLGAPWMENGTLVRLFDVDAPSPHAHYLCWETGTMDRWECAAFAEWLRKAMG
- a CDS encoding ABC transporter substrate-binding protein, with amino-acid sequence MRSTLPGVWLIAAIAATGLSAQAQENHLTIAASLPLSGAQAEAGKEGQAIMQAQIEALNRQGGLGGRALTLKILDDGYDPQRAASNARQLIHEGAVALLNCWGTASCSAIQAELQQGQTPLVGVIAGAGSMRQQPGRYAYPLRASAQAEIAAMLQQMQTLGQQQIAIVHQNDGFGKDSLQIALSALAGAGHKPLATLAIEASGSNAPELAKQLAALPGLQAVIVLAGAPATIGLITRARQAQVGTQFYNLAAQASRAVVQGLGAHTRGTVFTTLVPSPWKSAVPAVKDYQQLLTQSGMPPASYLGLEVFLNTRTLLEAMRKAGPAASRIGLMAALDAMGEIRYGAMSLRFAMPRAGSSYVGLAVIDAGGHFRE